In Schizosaccharomyces osmophilus chromosome 1, complete sequence, the genomic window TCGACCACAGTCAAGTAGACAATGAGGCTTTTAACGGTTTTTAcctttctttctgttttatTCTATACCTCAAATGctatttacttttactttgATGGTTCTAAACCAcaatgttttttgaaagacttgagcaaaggaagaatgGTTACCGGTGCTATAAATCCTGAGCAGTGGAATGAAGAGTTGAAGAAATGGGTTCCTAATGAGAAATCTAAGATTCGTGTTCAAGTTGATGTACGATATTAAGAGTATTTATGCAGTTTACTAACGTTATGAAGGAAACATTCGCAAACAATCACATTATTTACAAGAACGTCTTAATGGCTAAAAATGTGCTTCGCTTTACTCCTAACAACGAAGGTACACATCGCATTTGCTATATCTCTGACAGTGACGGTGGATGGTTTTCTTCTACAAAGACCAGGTTGCATGTCGATATTGGTTCTGATGAGAAATACAATCTCATAGCATCATCAGAAGACGAAGCCAAAGGTAACTGACTAATTGTACTTCGTAAGCTAACAGTTTAGATGTTGCTGATCGCGTAGAAGCCCTTAATTCACGACTGGAAACCATATACAAAGAACAAATGAAGCAACGTAAACGTGAAATGGCATTCCGTGATTCCAGTGAGCATGCCAACTCTCGAGTTGTTAGATGGACTATTGTTCAAATCGCTGTGCTATTAGTAACCAGTGCTTGGCAGTTATCTCACCTTCAACGTAAGTCAAAGCATCGTTATTGTGCTAACTTATTTAGATTTTTTcgtaaaggaaaaattagTTTAATCGATGTTTTAAGAATCATCTGCTTGTCCAGTGCAGCTATTGCAAGAGGAAGATTATTACAGGTAATTGAATAGAGCACTCGTCTTTAGTTGCCTATACTGTCAGTTTCTTTAAGATCGGAATATACATACAAATTAACTATTATGTTGTTATTACATTTAAATACGAATCATCTGCTATTATTTGCAAACAGAAGTCGTAAAGGATTGGTTATGAACCTTGGGCCCATTATAACTTATATAAACgttaaattaaaatatttattcatAAGCTAACTCGTTTAAAAGCTTGCAAATCTACGTAAGTTTTTAACTGTTCATTGTTGGTAAGTAAGAGATGGATGTAAAGCTACACCGTTTTGCATATCGAAGCTTCCGTTGACTCTAAAAGTTgcatattttttaaagtatCTTGGAATTCGTAGTGAACCGTCTGTAAACTGCCGATAGCGACTTGAAACTGGAGTAATTCAATATTAtatctttcaaattcaagaaattctttcCCAAGCTGAAATCTCGATGGATCATCTTTATCCAACTGATGATCGAAAATAACATTAGGCTGTTCCTgaatagttttcttttggatatttttAAATGGCTCAGCAAAATCACTGCATGTAACTGAAGAAGCTGAGGATTCGCAATTGGAAGCATTCGTTAAGTCGTTGCTACTGCTTTCAAAAGCCGGCTCCGAAACTGACTGTAATGACCTTTCTTGTTCGTCTAATTGTCGGTTTTCACAGGGAAGTTCGTCTTCTTTGAAATAATCGTCTTTAAGAGCTTCAGGTTTGTGTTTAACTGACTTTTGACGAGATTCTTTGGTGATTTCATCGGCAGGTTTAATATTCTTATATATTTGGAGGGttaagttttttatttgtagCTCTggatattccttttttccaaagtaTGATACAAGAGAAGTGCATACgttgcaaaaaaatatttggaaaCTGGGTATAACGTTTTGGCATGTCTCCTGAATATATTGAATTTGATTAAACATGAAACTTGAAAATATCAgttgcaaacaaaagaaagaattcgcttcattttttatttcaaagaaggattttttGCAGCTCTCCAGTTCATGGAGCAATTGTTCCATGAGTAGTTCCTGCCGGATAGaataattttgaaatattgGCTTTTGTGAAAATAGTATTAAGAAGTTTATTGAAGACATGGAAAACTCGAACATGCCCTTTGCTTTGGTCCATCCAAAGTGAACTAACCCATTAGTTTCCAGTTCCTTGATCCAGAAGTTCAATTGTTCATTTACTTCGTGGAGAGGTGAAACtgcattcattttttttataagtTCAATTTTAGATTGGTTTCGACTGTGAAATGGTATAGGAAATGACATAGCgaaaaagatattaaaCACATTTTTCAATCGAAAGAATAGCTGTAAAAActtcaaagaaatgatCTTATCCTTTTCGTATCTACTTAATTCCATTATGAATATTGTGTAAGTATTTGTAGACGATGTCTCCAAGTCCATCATATTCATGTTTAATAATACTGTAcgatgtaaacaaaagatgtaAACAATCAATGAAGCTTATCAAGagcgtaaacaaactttgaaaagtttgacTAAACTTAAGTTTCCGGTTATTTTATGGTTATAGTATTTcaataataaaagataaTACTAATCTATAAAGTAGACAAAGCTTGAAATTGTCAGAATCATTATGAGATTAATGCAGCCTTTTagaatataaaacaaaacaacaaacatTTTATTGGGCAAATTCATGAATATATACTTGAGAATTATTCTAATTGTTTAAATATGGACTTTCATTATCCATTATGTAGGTTTTTAAGgatactttttcaaacgtaaagtctttttttacttcttcttttgaccTGATTCCGCTTAGACCTTCCAAAAATGCTTTcatgctttcttttcttttttctaaattgaAGGCTTCGGTATGCTTTTGTTCTATGAGctgattatttttttctggaTAAGGATATTTGTATATGAGCATTGAGTTATCCATGAACTCGAATTTGTTCAGAGAAGCAATGTTTATGAAAGGCCATTTTAAGATAAACTTCCATTgtaagcaaaaaataaagaacaCGAGAAACAACACAGTCTTGCTCCATGTTTCACTAAGATTCAATTTGACAGTATTAGGGCTCTCAACATATAATGAGAATTTATGGGTAAGTGAAGTAATTGCTCgtaaaaaaatgagaatAATGAGGTATTTTATCGCACATTCACTTACAAAACttcgaatttttttaaaacagATTTGAATATTTCGGTTGAATGTCCTATCCGCAGCCATTATTCGATTAAATTCGCATTGAGATAGTTTGCAGCTGCATCCTGCTTTTAATGAAGATTTCTTTGCGAGCCTCTTAAACGAATATTTGAAACGTTTGTACTCAAGTAAGTAGCAAATTCCCGAACATAATCGAGAAAGTAAGGTATACTTCTGAAAGTCCATCGATACTCggtttttcatttggaaaTTCCTTTGATGAAGCAGTAAAAGGTTGCTTTCCAGTGCAATGCTTATGGGATTTGGTTGATTATGTTGCTCAAAACAGTTGATCGCTTCTTCCAATGAAGAAAGCtttaagaaaacaattgtCTCAACATCTTCAATAAGGGATTCAGTTattgaatagaaaaatcCGCATGATTTCGAGACCTTATATGAAGCCAGTCTCGGAATTATCCAAACGGTGCACATTAATGCTGATATAAGCCAAAGTAATGCTTGCAGGCTCATTTTTTATCGAAGTTAAGATTGCTTGAAGATGATTAGTTTTGTAATGAATCGACTCCTAGCAAACACTCGATTGTTTTTCCACgttcgtaaacaaacaaattgtaaacaaacgttACGCCAATTCCAGTCATAGCAAATTCCTATTACTATTgcacaaacaaaaagttaaaTGAGTTATTAAAACCAAGATAACGCGCCATGGTCTGTAGCTATTCTTCAACGGCTGAAACAATCCTCATATGGCTTAAACTCTCTGTTTCGATCAACAACTGTATACAGCATTCATCATACAGGTTAGATATATTTACATTATAACTATCAtataattcatttttagtTGCCTAAACTTGAAAAACTGTGACATGTTAATTAGTTCCAATGTGTCAGGTAAGCATTTCCTTGTGCTTCAACCTATCATTTAATTCATCAGATACAGATAGATTTctaatgaaagaaaacataaagaaaaatatgtATGAATTATAAAGACTTGAAGTCTCCTTGACGCGATTGAAATCATAGTAAAGAGTGTTTCTTTGTTCGTCTATAACGATAGGTTGGATTAAATCGTGCATTTCAATAGCTACACCAAGATGGATGGAGTAAATAGGCATCTGCTTTAAAGAATTGGaaatattcaattcaagAGATCAATATCTAAACGGGGGTTAGAATCGAGGCGAATTAgttaaatttctttctgctAAACGCGTGTCAAAGTCGTTAGTAACCCGTAAACAAAG contains:
- the erp5 gene encoding COPII vesicle coat component Erp5/Erp6/Erp1, encoding MRLLTVFTFLSVLFYTSNAIYFYFDGSKPQCFLKDLSKGRMVTGAINPEQWNEELKKWVPNEKSKIRVQVDETFANNHIIYKNVLMAKNVLRFTPNNEGTHRICYISDSDGGWFSSTKTRLHVDIGSDEKYNLIASSEDEAKDVADRVEALNSRLETIYKEQMKQRKREMAFRDSSEHANSRVVRWTIVQIAVLLVTSAWQLSHLQQSSACPVQLLQEEDYYR